Proteins encoded by one window of Salvia splendens isolate huo1 chromosome 7, SspV2, whole genome shotgun sequence:
- the LOC121741481 gene encoding phytochrome A-like: MSAQRGQSSTNSARSRHSARVIAQTSVDAKLHADFEESGSSFDYSTSVRVTNVQERPRSDKVTTAYLHQIQKGKQIQPFGCLLALDEKTFRVIAYSENAPEMLTMVSHAVPSVGDHPVLGIGSDIRSVFTAPSAAALQKALSFGEVSLLNPILVHCKTSGKPFYAIIHRVTGSLIIDFEPVKPHEVPMTAAGALQSYKLAAKAITRLQSLPSGSIERLCDTMAQEVFELTGYDRVMIYKFHEDDHGEVFTEIRKPGLEPYVGLHYPATDIPQAARFLFMKNKVRMICDCRANHVTVVQDANLPLELTLCGSTLRAPHSCHLQYMENMNSIASLVMSIVVNEGDEEGSDSTHPEKRKRLWGLVVCHHTSPRFVPFPLRYACEFLTQVFAIHVNKELELESQMLEKNILRTQTLLCDMLLRDAPLGIVSQSPNVMDLVKCDGAALMYKNKKYRLGLTPSDFQIQDIVSWLDEYHRDSTGLSTDSLYDAAFPGALALGDAICGMAAVKITDKDWLFWFRSHTAAEIRWGGAKHEPDDKDDGRKMHPRSSFKAFLEVVKTRSLPWKDYEMDAIHSLQLILRNSFKDAENTSSYTKAIHTQLNDLQIDGIQELEAVTSEMVRLIETASVPILAVDVDGMVNGWNTKIADLTGLPVDKAIGQHFLSLLEDSSADRVSSMLKLALEGEEEQNVHFEIKTHGERSESGPVSLVVNACASRDVKENVVGVCFIAQDITAQKSMMDKFTRIEGEYKAIVQNPNPLIPPIFGTDEFGWCSEWNAAMTKVSGWTRDDVINKMLMGEVFGMNTACCRLKNQEAYVNLGIVLNNAVTGQDNEKIPFGFFSRSGKYVECLLCVSKKLDAEGAVTGVFCFLQLASQELQQALHVQRLSEQTALKRLKVLSYIRKEIRNPLSGIIFSRKMMEGTNLDDEQKNLLRTSLHCQRQMNKVLDDTDLDHIIEGYLDLEMVEFKLHEVLIAAISQVMIKSNGKGITIVDDLAPNLSTETLYGDSLRLQQILAAFLLISVSYTPNGGQLGIAASLTKDSIGKTIQLGHLEFRITQSGGGVPQQVLNQMFGDDVEASDEGISLFISRKLVKLMNGDVQYLREAGRSTFIISLELAISNNS; encoded by the exons ATGTCTGCACAGCGTGGCCAGTCTTCGACAAACTCTGCCCGGTCGAGGCATAGTGCTCGAGTAATTGCACAGACGTCTGTAGATGCAAAGCTCCATGCGGATTTTGAAGAATCAGGCAGTTCGTTTGATTATTCGACCTCTGTGCGTGTTACAAACGTGCAGGAGAGGCCCAGGTCTGATAAGGTTACCACGGCTTACCTTCATCAGATACAGAAGGGGAAGCAGATACAGCCATTTGGGTGTCTGTTGGCCCTTGATGAGAAAACATTCCGAGTGATTGCCTATAGTGAAAATGCTCCTGAAATGCTCACAATGGTGAGTCACGCTGTTCCAAGTGTAGGCGACCACCCAGTTCTTGGCATTGGATCTGATATCAGGAGTGTTTTTACTGCTCCGAGTGCTGCAGCATTGCAGAAGGCTTTAAGTTTTGGTGAGGTTTCGCTTTTAAACCCTATTTTGGTTCACTGCAAGACTTCTGGGAAACCGTTTTATGCCATAATCCATAGAGTCACTGGTAGCTTAATCATTGATTTTGAGCCTGTGAAGCCTCATGAGGTCCCTATGACTGCTGCGGGGGCACTGCAGTCGTATAAGCTGGCAGCCAAAGCTATTACGCGACTGCAGTCTTTGCCTAGTGGGAGCATAGAACGACTCTGTGATACCATGGCACAGGAAGTCTTTGAACTCACTGGTTATGACAGGGTGATGATCTATAAGTTTCATGAAGATGATCATGGTGAGGTGTTTACGGAGATCAGGAAGCCTGGCCTCGAACCTTATGTGGGCTTACATTATCCTGCTACGGATATACCTCAAGCTGCTCGGTTTCTGTTTATGAAGAACAAGGTCCGGATGATATGTGATTGCCGAGCTAATCATGTGACGGTGGTTCAGGATGCGAACCTCCCCCTTGAACTGACATTGTGTGGCTCGACGCTCAGAGCCCCTCACAGTTGCCATTTGCAATACATGGAGAACATGAATTCAATAGCATCTTTGGTAATGTCGATTGTAGTCAACGAGGGTGATGAAGAGGGCTCTGATTCTACACATCCGGAGAAGAGGAAAAGGCTTTGGGGACTGGTGGTTTGCCATCACACAAGCCCCAGATTCGTCCCCTTCCCTCTCCGATATGCTTGTGAGTTTCTTACTCAAGTTTTTGCAATTCATGTTAACAAGGAGTTGGAGCTTGAAAGTCAGATGCTGGAGAAGAACATTCTAAGAACTCAGACGCTCTTGTGTGATATGTTGTTGCGTGATGCACCGTTGGGCATTGTATCCCAGAGCCCCAACGTAATGGATCTTGTCAAATGTGATGGTGCTGCCCTGATGTACAAGAACAAGAAATATAGGCTGGGGCTGACGCCAAGCGACTTTCAGATTCAGGATATAGTTTCGTGGCTTGATGAGTACCACAGGGACTCGACAGGCTTGAGTACGGACAGCTTGTATGATGCTGCTTTTCCAGGTGCCCTCGCCCTAGGTGATGCAATTTGTGGAATGGCAGCTGTTAAGATAACCGACAAGGACTGGCTTTTCTGGTTTAGATCACACACTGCAGCTGAGATTCGTTGGGGCGGTGCAAAGCACGAACCAGATGACAAGGATGATGGTAGGAAGATGCATCCAAGATCGTCGTTCAAGGCATTCCTTGAAGTTGTCAAGACAAGGAGTCTACCATGGAAGGATTATGAGATGGATGCAATCCACTCTTTGCAGCTTATCCTGagaaactcattcaaggatgctGAGAATACGAGTTCATACACCAAGGCTATCCATACACAGCTTAATGACCTTCAAATCGATGGGATACAGGAGCTTGAAGCTGTGACCTCTGAGATGGTCCGACTGATTGAAACTGCCTCAGTGCCTATATTGGCTGTTGATGTAGATGGTATGGTGAATGGTTGGAATACCAAGATCGCAGATTTAACTGGTCTTCCCGTTGACAAAGCAATTGGCCAGCATTTTCTTTCACTCCTTGAAGATTCTTCAGCTGATAGAGTGAGTTCGATGTTGAAACTGGCGCTTGAAG GTGAAGAAGAGCAAAACGTGCATTTCGAGATCAAAACGCATGGGGAAAGAAGTGAGTCGGGTCCAGTCAGCTTAGTTGTAAATGCTTGTGCTAGCAGGGATGTGAAGGAGAACGTGGTAGGAGTTTGTTTTATTGCTCAGGACATAACAGCCCAGAAGAGTATGATGGACAAGTTCACAAGAATCGAAGGAGAGTACAAAGCTATTGTTCAAAATCCTAACCCATTGATCCCACCTATATTTGGGACAGACGAGTTTGGCTGGTGTTCTGAGTGGAATGCTGCTATGACTAAAGTATCTGGGTGGACTAGGGACGACGTGATTAATAAAATGCTCATGGGTGAGGTATTTGGGATGAATACAGCTTGCTGCCGTCTCAAGAATCAAGAGGCTTATGTGAACCTTGGGATTGTGCTGAACAACGCGGTGACTGGCCAAGATAATGAAAAAATACCATTTGGGTTTTTTTCAAGGAGTGGAAAGTATGTAGAATGCCTATTGTGTGTTAGCAAGAAGCTCGATGCAGAGGGTGCAGTAACTGGAGTGTTCTGTTTCTTACAGCTGGCTAGTCAAGAGCTACAGCAAGCGCTCCATGTTCAACGCCTATCAGAACAAACCGCATTGAAAAGATTAAAAGTTCTGTCTTACATCAGAAAAGAGATCAGGAATCCTCTTTCTGGGATTATATTTTCGAGGAAGATGATGGAAGGGACTAATCTGGATGATGAGCAGAAAAACCTTCTGCGAACTAGTCTTCACTGCCAGCGCCAGATGAACAAAGTTCTGGACGATACAGATCTTGACCATATAATTGAGGG GTACTTGGATCTGGAAATGGTGGAGTTTAAGCTGCACGAGGTCTTGATCGCTGCCATTAGTCAAGTGATGATAAAGAGTAATGGGAAGGGTATTACTATAGTTGATGACTTGGCTCCTAACCTCTCTACAGAAACGCTATATGGCGACAGTTTGAGACTTCAGCAGATCCTAGCTGCTTTTCTTCTTATTTCAGTTAGTTACACACCAAACGGAGGTCAACTAGGCATTGCTGCCTCCTTGACTAAAGACTCTATAGGAAAAACCATTCAGCTTGGTCATTTGGAGTTCAG GATAACACAGAGCGGCGGAGGAGTGCCCCAACAAGTGCTGAACCAGATGTTTGGGGACGACGTGGAAGCATCTGATGAGGGCATCAGCCTCTTTATCAGCAGAAAACTAGTGAAGCTAATGAATGGCGACGTTCAGTATCTGAGGGAGGCCGGAAGATCCACCTTCATAATATCCCTCGAGCTTGCCATTTCTAACAACTCATAA